The region AGATTATAGGCCATATGCGACGGCACACGCCGCAAAATCTCTAGCGCCTCTGCCACGCTGTCGCAGGTTTCCAATATGTAGCGCAGGATCGTGGTCACGCCAAAACCGGGACCTGTCTCAGACCGTCCGCCATAGGCAAGTGCCACAGAAAGCCCCGCATCGTTGATACCGTCAGACAGGCCCCAAAGAAACTCCACCATCCCCATTACAGCGCGGCCCGACCACTCCGTCCTTAGCAGCAGGCCTTCGTTGAGGTCCGGCGACAGGTCATAGTTGCGCAGCAGCCGGACGTCATTTGCGTCCGCGAAGGCGGCAAGTGAACAGCCGCCCAGATAGGTCGGCGGGCACCAAGTGGACAGGAACCGCGCTGCACGGTCCGAGCTGCCGGCGATCAATACCAGCCGGTCGTAGATTGGGAGCAGCTCCGGCATATGACGCTGCATGGCCGCGCGGCAGTCCTCTCTGGAGGGGCCTTGGTCGCCCCCGCGGGCCGTGAACCATGCCTTATAGGCGGGCCATGACCGCTGCCAGCGGGATGCCCATTTGGAGCCGGGGGTGGCTTCGGATACGGCATCGAAGGTCAGTGTCATCCGGGTCATATCAAGCTTCCTTTCGTTGAAAGAAAAAGCGGACCATTTCCGCACTGGCGTCCGGGCCTTTGGGATCAGTGTAAGACCCTTCCGCCTGGCCACCCGACCATGCGTGGCCAAGACCTGAGACGGTCCAATGTTCAAGGGTGGGCTCCCCGCCCGCTGTCGCGGCACGCAGGACGGAATAGGACCTTCCGCCATGGCTGCCCTGCTCGACCGTCTCAAGCGTCTGGCCCGGCCCGATGTCCTGAACCTGCCTTACCACCGCCTCGCCGTTCGACGGATGAACGGTCGCGTCCGAGGTGCCGTGGAAGACAATTGTCGGAATCTGCGATTTCTTCGGCAAGGGCGCTCCCGTCGGCCCTGCCATGGCTGCAAAGGCAGAGGCCACGTCTTTTGCCGACCCATAGGCCAGACCGGAATGCACGCCGACGGCGGCAAAGACGTCGGGATAGGTCTCACCCAGAATGACAGCCATGGCCGCGCCTGCGGAAAGTCCCGCGACAAAGGTGCGGTCTTTTGCAATGCCATGGGTTGCGCAAACCTGCTGCACCATCCCCGCAAGGATCGCAGGCTCACCCGCACCGCGGCGTTGATCCCCCCGACTAAACCAATTCCAGCAGGACTGCGTATTGTTGCGCCGAGATTGGGCGGGGTAAACCACGATGAAGCGATGCTCTTCGGCCAAACGGTTCATGCCGGTGCCAGCGGCAAAATCCTCGGGCGTTTGCGTGCAGCCGTGCAGCATAACGACGACGCCACGCGCGCTTTCCGTGGCGGATGAAGGGATATAGGTGCGGAAGCTGCGGCTGCCCGCCGGACAGGAGAATGTATCGCTGCGAAAACTGGCCCCAACGGGGATGTCGGGCGCCGATGACGCGGGTTGTGAGGTCGTGGCGCCCAGCTTTGACAAAAGATCGCTGATGGACTGCATGGCAGGCCGTTCTGACGCCTCCCCAAGCTCGGTCGGCGTGGCGAGACCGTGCTGCGCCAAGGTGCGTTGCACCAGATCATTGGCAGCCGTCAGGCGTGCATCATTGTTCACCCGGTGCATGGCACCGGTGTTAAAGAGTTTCATCTTGTTCATCCTTGTTATGGGGTGCGCTTCTTACTTGATGCGGTCGGCGAGTGCCTTTTTGATATCCGCGCTGGCCTGTAGAGCCCCCAGCACGGTGATTGATCCGATGGTGTCGAGCGCCAGTTGCGGTGTCACGTCCGAGGCAATTCGCGCCAGTCCGACCACTTTGACATGCAGCACCTCTCCGGCCGCTTTAAGCGCTTCGAGATCGGCCACCGTATAATCGCGCAGACCAAGCTCCATCGTGTGGCGTTCAAGCGATTTGCTGACCACCTCAACATGGCTCTCTAGTTGGTTGCGGATCGCTGTGCGGATCAAATCGCTTCGGTTTGAATAGAAGCCTTCCTGCACAAGCAGGTCGATCCGACCCAAATCCACATAGCCAAGGTTGATCGTGATCTTTTCACTATCCGCCGTCTTTTCACGCAGGTGTCGAATATTGCTCATCGTCGATTCTCCATCCGTATGGATGGTATATGGATGCTATTTGACACAGGAACAAGGTCGGCCTGCAGATAAGTTCTCTTTAAGGGCGTCCCGAAACCAGACCCGTAGGCACCGAGCCATCTAAAGCGCGGCATTTACTCATTACTTTCGCGAATTAAATCTTTGATCAGATTTGCAGTGAGCGAGAAAACCAGAATGAACGCGATCAAGGCGGCCCGAGTGGAGAAAAGACGGCCTGCTACTGTTGAGCCGGAGGCAAGCAGCTTTGGGCCAGGCCCCATTTTGGACACTACCGACATTCGTTCTGCACCGCTCTCTCACCCCACCAATTTCCGGAGATTTCAATGGCCAGCAGTTCCTACCCGGTGACGCCGGATGGGCGGTATTTTTTGGTGAAGGACCGTCTATGGCGTTGCACCAATCCTGCCCTCCCCGAGGCAGAACGTGTGGCGCGTGTCAAAGACCTCATGCAGGCGCGCGCAGCGGTGAAAAACGCGAAAACGGAGGACGACGTTAGAAAAGCGCGTGACAGGGTGCAGGCAGCCAAGGTGGCACTGGGTGAACGCGGCCCGGTTTGGTGGAATGACGGTGCGCCAGACGTGAACCGCCATCACCCAAAGAATACACCCTACGCCGCGTGGTGGCGCAGCCTTGCGGGGGATTAGCTTTTGCTCTTGGCAATGGCAATGCGGTAGATGCCGTTGAACGACTTGGGATCGACGCGCTCACCACCCTGCTTGATCACAATCGCCCCTTCACCTTCCAGCCGAATGGCCTGTTCACGAATGGGATCCATCAAAGGCCGCCATGTCGCCTCATCCTGCCCACCAAGATGTCGGGCAACTTCGGAGGGGCAAATGGTCTTATCCGCTCCCCGCGCTTCTGCAAGGTCGACGATCGCTGCAGAAATACGCTCAGAGTTCATCAGGGGACCTCATGTGGCATAGGGTAATATCAATATAGAATGTGCCGCCAAGTCCAGAGTTTGGCTACTCTGACAGCAAGAGCGCAGACGCTGGAGGGCGTTTCAAACATCAACGAGGCCATTTAAGTTCTTCTGCCTCATGTCATGCAGGTCCGTTTCCTTTTGGCTCCCGCGGGCTAGGTTGTTTGAGTACCGCGCGATAAATTTTCCGCGCAAGAGCTTTCGGTGCCAGATGAGAGAGACCCAGATGACTGTTCCCAAATCCCTTCAAGAACCTTCGAAACGCGAGACAATCGCCGAGCGCACCAGTGCCGCCGCGATAGAAATCATTGATAAGGAAACAAGCCAGCGACAGAAAAAGACCGCTCGGCTGCGAGAAGCCCGACTAAAGCAAGAGCAGGCTCGTGAGCCCAAACCGTCGAAGTCGGCTTAACTAACACGCGCCGTCAGCCTTACTGAGACCGTCTGAAAGTTGGTCGGCTGAAAGTTGGTCGGCGCGTTTTTCACTGGTCGTATATCGAAGCCTCCCCGCTCGGGACGAAAGGCGCAGCGATCAGCCAGTCGCGGCAGCTCTAGACGTTTTGGCAAGGTCTTTGGTGCCCCCTCACCCATCAACGGTTAGTGGCCCGGATGGCGTTAAGCACCCGAGGAAACACGCCTCACAAACCCTCTGCAATTCCTAATCCCTCATATGTGGCTTACCGAAAGCAGTTGTCTCCCCGGCGCGCAGCATGTCGTGAACGCGGGATCAATGTCGTTTAGGGCGTTCAAACTCGAAACGCTCCGGAGTTGCTTGTCCTCGGCACGCATCCCCCAAAAATTGCCCCCACTCATCGAAAACCTATGAAAAACGGCCCGCCTTTCAGCGCGCCGTTCAAGCAAGTATTCTATAGTATCGAGCGTCCCAATTTACTCGGTCCTTGAAACCTTCTTCACCCCTTTAACCGCCAGTCGACCTGCGCCGACCGTGCCTTTGACCGCGGTTTTGGCGACGAAACCGGTTGCCCCCACGGTGTTGTCCACGACCTGTTCCGTGGAGCAGGCAGAGACAGCGGCCAGCGCGCTGATCATTGCGGCGGTAAGTACTGCTTTTGCATTCAACATAGTCAGGTTCCTTTTCTCATCTCGTGCTTTCGCCTTGCTGATCCCTACATAAATGCATTGATGTAATTCTAATAACGAATAAGAATGATGCTTGAGACGCGATACACTTATGGATGATTGATGGACATAACACTGATCAAGACCTTCCTTGAGGTTGCCAACACCGGTTCCTTCGTGGCGGCGCGGGATCGGCTTTTTGTGACGCAGTCGGCCATCAGCCTGCGCATTCAGCGCCTTGAGGACAGTTTGGGGCATCAGTTGTTCACCCGCTCAAAAGCGGGCGCGATTTTAACGGCTGAGGGCCAGCAGTTCGAACCCTATGCCCTGAGCCTTTTAAAGATCTGGGAAGAAGCGCGGCAGAAGATTTCCATCCCGGAGGGCTATTCCCGGGCACTCAGCATCGGGGCGCAGTATTCGCTTTGGCCCGGCTTGGGCTTTCGTTGGCTTGATGCGCTTCAGACCACGATGCCCGAGTTGAGCGTGCATGCCGAGGTGGGCATGACGGATCGCATCACCCGCTTTCTAGTCG is a window of Sulfitobacter sp. W027 DNA encoding:
- a CDS encoding C45 family autoproteolytic acyltransferase/hydolase, translated to MTRMTLTFDAVSEATPGSKWASRWQRSWPAYKAWFTARGGDQGPSREDCRAAMQRHMPELLPIYDRLVLIAGSSDRAARFLSTWCPPTYLGGCSLAAFADANDVRLLRNYDLSPDLNEGLLLRTEWSGRAVMGMVEFLWGLSDGINDAGLSVALAYGGRSETGPGFGVTTILRYILETCDSVAEALEILRRVPSHMAYNLVLADASGRTASVELSPGGGVRVMPKAIATNHQSAPTRADRPSFTRSFERRAHLDRLRVAPASLNREFLRAPLLQDRYAEGFGTLFTAEYNPIAQTLGLTLKGERWDQSLGAFQEGQRIVDYGKSATLDAADTGMSDKYASADWAQAALIDWGQVAQDYAAGRGKEIAAYLPAG
- a CDS encoding PHB depolymerase family esterase, translated to MKLFNTGAMHRVNNDARLTAANDLVQRTLAQHGLATPTELGEASERPAMQSISDLLSKLGATTSQPASSAPDIPVGASFRSDTFSCPAGSRSFRTYIPSSATESARGVVVMLHGCTQTPEDFAAGTGMNRLAEEHRFIVVYPAQSRRNNTQSCWNWFSRGDQRRGAGEPAILAGMVQQVCATHGIAKDRTFVAGLSAGAAMAVILGETYPDVFAAVGVHSGLAYGSAKDVASAFAAMAGPTGAPLPKKSQIPTIVFHGTSDATVHPSNGEAVVRQVQDIGPGQTLETVEQGSHGGRSYSVLRAATAGGEPTLEHWTVSGLGHAWSGGQAEGSYTDPKGPDASAEMVRFFFQRKEA
- a CDS encoding CopG family transcriptional regulator — translated: MSNIRHLREKTADSEKITINLGYVDLGRIDLLVQEGFYSNRSDLIRTAIRNQLESHVEVVSKSLERHTMELGLRDYTVADLEALKAAGEVLHVKVVGLARIASDVTPQLALDTIGSITVLGALQASADIKKALADRIK
- a CDS encoding DUF3253 domain-containing protein, whose protein sequence is MNSERISAAIVDLAEARGADKTICPSEVARHLGGQDEATWRPLMDPIREQAIRLEGEGAIVIKQGGERVDPKSFNGIYRIAIAKSKS